In Alistipes sp. ZOR0009, a single genomic region encodes these proteins:
- a CDS encoding restriction endonuclease subunit S, whose amino-acid sequence MSEWKEYILGDIFKVKHGFAFKGTYITTVQNNKILVTPGNFHIGGGFKSDKFKYLNSDEFPKEYILSPGDIVVTMTDLSKDSDTLGYSAKIPYTNNVHYLHNQRIGLLKFKNNNFEPDFIYWYLRTKEYQAYIVGSASGTSIMHTSPSRIEEFVGLLPSSIDEQRAIASILSSLDDKIVLLNRQNATLEKMAETLFRQWFVEEAKEEWEETTLYESIKLIGGGTPKTSNDNYWNGKIKWLSCGDIATNHKTIITTSEKTISEEGIANSSAKLLPKFATIISARGTVGKYCILSERMAFSQSNYGILPKYDNCFFFTYLLIAFSVDELQSAAYGSVFDTITTNTFKGITLKMPSINEVIQFEKVVYPYFMKILNNQSQIRTLTALRDTLLPKLMSGEVRVGV is encoded by the coding sequence ATGAGTGAGTGGAAAGAATATATACTTGGAGATATATTTAAAGTTAAGCACGGTTTTGCATTTAAAGGTACATATATCACAACAGTGCAAAACAATAAAATTCTTGTAACACCTGGAAATTTTCATATTGGGGGTGGATTTAAATCAGATAAGTTTAAATACTTAAACAGTGATGAGTTCCCCAAAGAATATATATTATCACCTGGTGATATAGTTGTGACAATGACTGATTTGAGCAAAGATTCGGACACATTAGGTTATTCTGCTAAAATACCCTATACAAATAATGTGCATTACTTACATAATCAACGAATTGGATTGTTGAAATTTAAAAACAATAATTTTGAACCTGATTTTATTTATTGGTATCTGAGAACAAAAGAATATCAAGCCTATATTGTTGGTTCTGCAAGTGGAACTTCTATAATGCATACTTCTCCATCTAGAATTGAAGAATTTGTGGGATTACTCCCTTCTAGTATTGACGAGCAACGCGCCATAGCCAGCATCCTCTCGAGTCTCGACGATAAGATAGTCCTGCTAAACCGCCAAAACGCCACCCTCGAAAAGATGGCCGAAACCCTCTTTAGGCAGTGGTTTGTGGAGGAGGCTAAGGAGGAGTGGGAGGAAACGACATTGTATGAAAGCATAAAACTAATAGGAGGTGGTACTCCAAAGACTTCTAACGATAATTACTGGAATGGCAAAATAAAATGGCTTTCATGTGGTGATATTGCAACTAATCATAAAACAATTATAACAACTTCTGAAAAAACAATTTCAGAAGAAGGAATAGCCAATAGTTCGGCTAAGCTTTTACCAAAATTTGCGACAATAATATCAGCAAGAGGAACGGTAGGTAAATACTGTATCTTATCTGAGCGGATGGCATTCAGTCAATCAAACTATGGTATTTTGCCTAAGTATGATAATTGCTTCTTCTTTACATACCTACTAATTGCATTCTCAGTCGACGAATTGCAATCTGCAGCGTATGGGAGTGTTTTCGATACAATAACTACAAACACTTTTAAGGGAATTACTTTAAAAATGCCAAGTATTAATGAGGTTATACAATTTGAAAAAGTGGTGTATCCTTATTTTATGAAAATATTAAATAACCAATCCCAAATCCGCACCCTAACAGCGCTGCGCGACACGCTGCTGCCTAAGCTGATGAGCGGCGAGGTACGGGTAGGCGTATAG